From Camelus bactrianus isolate YW-2024 breed Bactrian camel chromosome 16, ASM4877302v1, whole genome shotgun sequence, the proteins below share one genomic window:
- the LOC105064624 gene encoding nucleoside diphosphate kinase B — MAHTERTFIAVKPDGVQRSLVGEIIKRFEQKGFRLVALKLLQASEELLKEHYIDLKDRPFYPGLVKYMGSGPVVAMVWEGLNVVKTGRVMLGETNPADSKPGTIRGDFCIQVGRNIIHGSDSVKSAEKEISLWFKPEELVEYKSSAFDWIYE; from the exons ATGGCCCACACCGAGCGCACCTTCATCGCTGTCAAGCCGGACGGCGTGCAGCGCAGCCTGGTGGGCGAGATCATCAAGCGCTTCGAGCAGAAGGGATTCCGCCTCGTCGCCCTGAAGCTGCTTCAG GCCTCTGAGGAACTCCTGAAGGAGCACTACATAGACCTGAAAGACCGCCCATTCTACCCCGGGCTGGTGAAGTACATGGGCTCGGGGCCAGTCGTGGCCATG GTCTGGGAGGGGCTCAATGTAGTGAAGACCGGGCGAGTAATGCTTGGGGAAACCAATCCAGCAGATTCTAAGCCAGGTACCATTCGTGGGGACTTCTGCATTCAAGTTGGCAG GAACATCATTCACGGCAGTGACTCAGTAAAAAGTGCTGAGAAAGAAATCAGCCTGTGGTTTAAGCCTGAAGAGTTAGTTGAGTACAAGTCTTCTGCTTTTGACTGGATCTATGAATAA